The following proteins come from a genomic window of Acidobacteriota bacterium:
- a CDS encoding nicotinate phosphoribosyltransferase, with product MSAPLPLLLDSADLCLATDLYQLTMAAAYERRRQAGEEEPRATFELWVRRFPNQRNFLVFAGLDQALAALQRLRFGAEQLDYLRSLPAFADVERSFFDTLAEFRFQGDVRALPEGTIFFPGAPVMSVHGSFLEAQIVETLLLSIVNFQSSIASKAARLRLAAGSRARLAEFGGRRAHGPQAATWAARAAFVGGFDATSNLLAGQREGIPVVGTMAHSFVMSFQSEVEAFRHYHEVFPQQSILLVDTYDSLTGVRRALSTGLPFRGIRLDSGDLGELAREARQLLDGAGRSDAEIFVSGDLDERRIAELRAAGAPIDAFGVGTELSTSADAPALSGVYKLVESFRGGRRLLHYKGSRGKVSYPGLKQVVRTYVQGVMEHDRVVPAGEREPTAGAGRRLLRAVMRQGEVIERSSAAEGRRRCLEELETLPLRLRSLEPCRNAPYRVEVDQRLVEALECLETH from the coding sequence ATGAGCGCACCTCTGCCGTTGCTCCTCGATTCCGCCGACCTCTGCCTGGCAACGGACCTGTATCAACTGACCATGGCGGCCGCCTACGAGCGCCGCCGTCAGGCTGGCGAAGAAGAGCCGCGAGCGACCTTCGAGCTTTGGGTCCGGAGGTTCCCGAACCAGCGCAACTTCCTGGTCTTCGCCGGCCTCGATCAGGCCCTGGCGGCCCTGCAGCGCCTGCGCTTCGGTGCCGAGCAACTCGACTATCTGCGCTCTTTGCCAGCCTTTGCGGACGTCGAGCGGTCGTTCTTCGACACCCTGGCGGAGTTTCGTTTCCAGGGCGATGTCCGGGCGTTGCCGGAGGGTACGATCTTCTTTCCGGGAGCGCCGGTGATGAGCGTTCACGGCAGCTTCCTGGAAGCACAGATCGTCGAGACCCTGTTGCTGTCGATCGTCAACTTTCAGTCCTCGATCGCCAGCAAGGCGGCCCGGCTGCGCTTGGCGGCAGGATCGCGGGCGCGCCTGGCGGAGTTCGGTGGGCGACGAGCCCACGGTCCCCAGGCGGCGACCTGGGCGGCCCGCGCCGCCTTCGTCGGTGGGTTCGATGCCACCTCGAACCTGCTCGCCGGCCAGCGCGAGGGAATTCCGGTGGTCGGCACCATGGCCCACAGCTTCGTGATGTCCTTCCAGTCGGAGGTCGAGGCCTTCCGCCACTACCACGAGGTCTTCCCCCAGCAATCGATCCTGCTGGTCGACACCTACGACAGCTTGACCGGCGTTCGTCGCGCCCTGTCCACCGGCCTGCCCTTCCGGGGTATCCGCCTCGACAGCGGCGATCTCGGCGAGCTCGCCCGGGAGGCGCGTCAGCTGCTCGACGGCGCCGGGCGCTCCGATGCCGAGATCTTCGTCTCCGGCGATCTCGACGAACGTCGCATCGCCGAGCTGCGCGCCGCCGGAGCACCGATCGACGCCTTCGGTGTCGGTACCGAGCTCTCGACCTCCGCCGACGCGCCGGCCTTGAGTGGGGTCTACAAGCTGGTCGAGTCTTTCCGCGGCGGCCGGCGTTTGTTGCACTACAAGGGCAGCCGGGGAAAGGTCAGCTATCCCGGTCTCAAACAGGTGGTCCGGACCTATGTGCAAGGCGTCATGGAGCACGACCGGGTGGTTCCTGCCGGCGAGCGCGAGCCGACCGCCGGAGCCGGCCGCCGGCTGCTGCGCGCGGTGATGCGCCAGGGTGAGGTTATCGAGCGTAGCTCCGCCGCCGAGGGACGACGACGCTGCCTCGAGGAGCTCGAGACCCTGCCTCTTCGGCTGCGCTCCCTCGAACCTTGCCGCAATGCCCCTTACCGGGTCGAGGTCGATCAGCGCCTGGTCGAGGCTCTCGAGTGCCTGGAGACCCATTGA
- a CDS encoding redox-sensing transcriptional repressor Rex, producing MSTPDVSPRSLNRLSIYLRCLRQLQAKGIDRISSRQLAHEFDLSAAQIRKDLAQFGDFGVRGVGYRVQELADSLSRLLGLDQGHPLIIVGMGNLGSALVHHIGFNQGAFRVVAAVDRDPQKIGLDLGSVEVAAFDDLERVVRESGARIGVLAVPPEEAQAGYDALVEAGIAAVLNFARQRVRPRPGTPLKNVDLRVHLEELAFLLQSSAPA from the coding sequence ATGAGCACTCCCGACGTCTCCCCCCGCAGCCTCAACCGGCTCTCGATCTACTTGCGCTGTCTGCGCCAGCTCCAGGCCAAGGGCATCGACCGGATCTCCTCCCGCCAGCTCGCCCACGAGTTCGACCTGTCGGCGGCTCAGATCCGCAAGGACCTGGCTCAGTTCGGTGATTTCGGCGTCCGCGGCGTCGGCTACCGCGTCCAGGAGCTGGCCGATAGCCTGAGTCGACTGCTCGGCCTCGACCAAGGCCATCCTCTGATCATCGTCGGCATGGGCAACCTCGGCAGCGCCTTGGTCCATCACATCGGCTTCAATCAGGGCGCTTTTCGAGTGGTGGCGGCGGTCGACCGGGATCCGCAGAAGATCGGGCTCGACCTCGGCTCCGTCGAGGTGGCCGCCTTCGACGACCTCGAGCGGGTGGTTCGGGAGTCCGGCGCCCGCATCGGCGTGCTGGCGGTACCACCGGAGGAGGCGCAGGCGGGCTACGACGCGCTGGTCGAGGCGGGCATCGCCGCCGTGCTCAATTTCGCCCGCCAGAGAGTTCGCCCGCGCCCGGGGACGCCGTTGAAGAACGTCGACCTTCGGGTTCATCTCGAAGAGCTGGCGTTTCTCCTGCAGAGCTCGGCGCCGGCCTGA
- a CDS encoding ECF-type sigma factor, which produces MDEPSADITQILLDHGRGDKEAFGRLMPLVYEDLRRIARRQIRQRSPGRTLDTTGLVHEAYLKMVDQTRAGFKDRGHFFAISARAMRQILVDYARNRLAAKRGGGQHHTSLDEAQAAIEMDAGWVMSLHEALNRLASRDERLVRIVECRFFAGLTEDETAEALEVSTRTVQRDWMRARIWLKEEMKA; this is translated from the coding sequence ATGGACGAGCCGAGCGCCGACATCACTCAGATCCTGCTCGACCACGGTCGTGGCGACAAGGAGGCCTTTGGTCGCCTGATGCCGCTGGTCTACGAAGACCTGCGGCGCATCGCCCGGCGCCAGATTCGTCAGCGCTCCCCGGGACGCACTCTCGACACCACCGGTCTGGTGCACGAGGCCTACCTCAAGATGGTCGACCAGACCCGCGCTGGCTTCAAGGATCGCGGCCACTTTTTCGCCATTTCGGCGCGCGCCATGCGCCAGATTCTGGTCGACTACGCCCGCAACCGGCTCGCCGCCAAACGGGGTGGAGGCCAGCACCACACCAGCCTCGACGAGGCCCAGGCGGCGATCGAGATGGACGCCGGCTGGGTGATGTCCCTGCACGAGGCGCTGAACCGCCTGGCGAGCCGCGATGAGCGCCTGGTTCGGATCGTCGAGTGTCGCTTTTTCGCCGGCTTGACGGAGGACGAAACGGCGGAAGCCCTGGAGGTTTCGACCCGCACCGTGCAGCGGGACTGGATGCGCGCCAGGATCTGGCTCAAGGAAGAGATGAAGGCCTGA
- the modC gene encoding molybdenum ABC transporter ATP-binding protein yields the protein MRSLAVDLFLPLEGFSLEVSFTTRHRVTGIFGPSGSGKTSLIEAIAGLRRGARGRIVLDDQVWLDSERRIHRRTEHRRLGYVPQEGLLFPHLSVRRNLLAGARAVAGDGSAFRGIVELLEIGHLLERRPALLSGGERQRVALGRALCADPHLLLLDEPLSSLDLPLRRRLLPFLRRLRQELAVPMLLVSHDPREVQALCDHVLLLEAGRLRTAGDPAAVLADPGLVGPDGFENIIPARLLEHAEGTSRVALAVGPELVVPRSRAAVGQELLVGIPAREILLARPRPTGLSAQNILPARVVSVSAGDAVRLAVLSLGREPGAPRLRAEVTARACHDLELAPDGEVFVVLKAAGCQLYESRPP from the coding sequence ATGAGGTCCTTGGCCGTCGACCTGTTCCTACCGCTCGAGGGATTTTCCCTCGAGGTGAGCTTCACCACCCGACACCGGGTCACCGGCATCTTCGGCCCCTCCGGGTCGGGCAAGACCAGCCTGATCGAGGCGATCGCCGGCCTGCGCCGCGGCGCCCGCGGACGCATCGTCCTCGATGATCAGGTGTGGCTCGACAGCGAGCGCCGCATCCACCGCCGGACGGAACACCGACGCCTCGGCTATGTGCCCCAGGAAGGCCTGCTCTTTCCCCACCTCTCGGTGCGACGCAATCTGCTCGCCGGCGCCCGCGCCGTCGCCGGCGACGGCTCCGCCTTCCGCGGCATCGTCGAGCTGCTCGAGATCGGTCATCTGCTCGAACGCCGGCCGGCGCTGCTCTCCGGCGGCGAACGGCAGCGGGTCGCCCTGGGCCGCGCCCTGTGCGCCGATCCCCACCTCCTGCTGCTCGACGAACCGCTGTCCTCCCTCGACCTGCCCCTGCGCCGCCGCCTGCTGCCGTTCCTGCGCCGCCTGCGGCAGGAGCTCGCCGTTCCGATGCTGCTGGTCTCCCACGATCCACGGGAGGTGCAGGCGCTGTGCGATCACGTGCTCCTCCTCGAGGCCGGGCGGTTGCGCACTGCCGGCGATCCCGCGGCGGTCCTGGCGGATCCCGGCCTGGTCGGCCCCGATGGCTTCGAGAACATCATCCCGGCGCGCCTCCTCGAACATGCCGAAGGCACCAGCCGGGTCGCCCTCGCGGTGGGCCCGGAGCTGGTGGTGCCGCGCTCGCGGGCGGCCGTCGGCCAAGAGCTCCTGGTGGGCATCCCAGCGCGCGAGATCCTGCTCGCCCGGCCGCGGCCGACGGGACTCTCGGCGCAGAACATCCTGCCCGCCCGGGTGGTCTCCGTGAGTGCCGGCGATGCGGTGCGACTGGCCGTTCTGAGCCTCGGCCGAGAGCCGGGAGCACCCCGCCTGCGAGCCGAGGTCACGGCGCGTGCCTGTCATGACCTCGAGCTCGCTCCGGACGGCGAGGTCTTCGTCGTCCTCAAGGCCGCCGGCTGCCAGCTCTACGAGAGTCGGCCGCCCTGA